TTGAAGCAGGCGGCGGAGCGGGGGGCGATGTGTGAGGTCGAGCAAGAGACCGAACGCTTGCGCGTCACGGTCGACCGGTTCTCACATTCCATGGAATCGTTCCGCACGAAGGCTGACCCCGACGAACATCATCAACCGCAGCCGCTGCCCACCGCTTCCGGCTTCTAGATTTCCATGGCGATGGCCTCATGCCTTCGGAGACAGCAAGGATTTACGATCGTCGAACTGTCGATCGTCGTGGCCATCATCGGCACCCTGGCTGGTCTCGCCGTGCCGGCCTACGTCGGCTACCTCGACAAGGCCCGGATCGCGCGTTGCATCGCGGAAATTCGCTACATCGAGCGGGCGGTGGATGCCTACGAGGCAGCCAATGAAACCCTGCCCGATACGCTGGCCGAAGCCGGCGCCGGTGGCATGGTCGATCCATGGGGTAATCCCTATGAATATCTCAACATCGCGGCGCTGGCTCTCCCGGGTAACGGCGGAGGCAATGGCGCCGGAGGCGGCAACGCGGGTGGAAACGGTGGAGGCGGTGCAGGGGGCGCCGGTGGTGGCGGCAACGCGGGTGGAAATGGTGGAGGTGCAGGTGCCGGTGGCAATGGCGCCGGAGGCGGCAACGGTGGTGGAAATAAAGGCGGCGCTTGGCATTGGCTCCTACCCGACGAGGCCTATGCTGCGGCAAACGGCACCG
This region of Nitrospiraceae bacterium genomic DNA includes:
- a CDS encoding prepilin-type N-terminal cleavage/methylation domain-containing protein, whose translation is MAMASCLRRQQGFTIVELSIVVAIIGTLAGLAVPAYVGYLDKARIARCIAEIRYIERAVDAYEAANETLPDTLAEAGAGGMVDPWGNPYEYLNIAALALPGNGGGNGAGGGNAGGNGGGGAGGAGGGGNAGGNGGGAGAGGNGAGGGNGGGNKGGAWHWLLPDEAYAAANGTGNVDRGKPRKDRFLHPINSDYDLYSIGKDGESVEPLTAKKSHDDVIRANDGKFVGLATEF